GGCGATGGTTATCAATCTCATAGCTGCGGTTGCGGTTATGCCGCAGCCTACCTCTTGGGCAAgttcttcatgttctcgaGCCTTTTGCTGTCCTTCACTGCCTGTCAGACTGCCACCAGACTGGCTGAAATATCTTgttgtcttctgcttctcttttTGGTATATCATACCTGCACTAAGTTGCTGGATCTCTTACTGTACTAGAACAGCATTCTGTATAGTAATCTCTGCACCTTTGACAATCTTATCCACTGCCTGCTCTATTATACTAGGAGATATTGATTAGCAGCTTTGAAGGTGTTCAATTTGCCGCTTCTGCTTTTCTAACTGACATAGATTTGCTGGAGTCTTGCCTATACTGAATGATTAGTTGCTTTTAGAAGTAgacggtggtgttggtgttttAGGCTTTGTGTAAGACGTGATCTAACgtcggggttctctagctacaacgaagcgatgactatcaacggtaattatccaatggagggagctcgattggtactgaagaatattgaaaggattggAGATCTCTATATacatggcatcaggaggccctttatataacctccagtgtggttagttcgacatctccaagcaataccattacagtgacgcattggtgattgcgtacaCCACCAcatcccactgcaacaatatatgggttgatcccagtacggctcgtcccttgaattcctactggcggaccggtacggctctggcgatccctcatattcctactggcggataggcaccggtaaggcgcccgtccgcggGGTTCACAGGTCGGCGTGGGTCAGGATTCTGCCATCGTGGCTCAGAATGCGGAACGGAAAAACCCTCGGCGTAAAATCAAATTCAGCCAGTTTCTGAACCACGCTGGCATCTGCAGTAAACCTGATTTCTGAACCATGTTCACCTCGCCCAGGTATAAGGCGCCATGCTTTTATTTGATTGGTTACCCACCAGTTGTATCCTCTCGTACCCAATATTTAGTCCAGTGTCTAGTGACTATACTGTCCAAGATAACAGActctagacttgttaaacccaacccacgaaacccgccccaacccgccccgacccgccaagaaatgggttgggttagaccttctaattatccattgggttttggatatttttggctgccccaaagcccggcggagcaacccgctgggttgccaagatatctgaataggtatattactgtatttaaattacattttcttacttagatagtttataatacagtatttaaatacagtattttattaactatgtagatcactgcttattaaagtaatgatatgcaaaactgggttattttgggttatttaggttgggttagaattatttgctaaacccatgggcggtttactgttcaggtaacccaccccaaaaaccgcatgggcggatcagctaggcctgaaaacccgccccaacccgtggtttaacaagtctaagcttaataaatatatattacTTTATATAACAAATTTATAACTTTTGATTAATATATAGAGAATCTACCTTGACTTTCTAAAAATCTGTATACATACTCCACAATCTATTATTACAATTTAACCTAGTTAGATTCTAGGTTTTCCCTCATTTCCTCTATAGTGACATAGCCTTTTAAGTATTCTAAATAGGCAATACAAAGTAATAACTATCTAGGATTTTGGGTTGCTCTATAACCCAAAAGCCCATATTACCCAATAATTTAAACCAATGGGTTATTTGCTTATCCACGGGATAGCCCACTATGACCCAAAACCCAGCAGGTTTTCAGAAAGCATGatccaacccatttcttggcgggtcggggcgggttggggcgggtttcgtgggttgggtttaacaagtctactctACCCCCATCTGGTCTACCTCTGGATATTGCCAACAAAGTCACTGATACCATTAAAAAGCATGATATTCTGACACTGACAGCATGTAAgctgttaagggacgtatttagatggatcttcctatctagacgtgccgtacgtacaggaaggaatcgctaaagaagaaaggagaaagaaggattgttgttgtgaggaagtcttgtaggtggctcaccgccttcaggacagcgcaggccttggccgagtcactaaggtctaaggtccttgtataggcaaaggacccataacagtacccccccccctttcttcatgtaggaagtacaggtcataggggtaggtcatgtcgctttagcctttatatatgcatctctgtttagtgagccgtcctgaagtctatactgttttgtatgatccagccactcatccagagcttgtgcttcctccaaagctgtggcagcttcccaggttggccgagcatagcctgaccattttactaggtattccagccggtgacctctcctgtatctcctgggacgtttgtccaggattttctctaccatgtattctttctcgccgttcacaatgatgccagggggctgggtatcattattcttctgggaaggaagtggatctgatgaagccagccgaagcaggtctaCAtagaagactggatggatccctgggggtgtattcagccgtacagcatggcTGCCTACTAGGCCTATAACCTtgtacttggcgttcttccagtccagtttcttgctgggttgGTCTGtacagatgttcttcagacttagccagaccttatcttctacttggtagtttgtggccgggctcctgtgtttattagcctgattctctgtattctaTTaggaataggccatggaggcttgagcccagtctagggcttccttaactttctgtATAatagcttcccctttctggataggactcttggctggttcttcggctagttgctctacctcctcggtagggcTAAATAGGCTGAGGTtatacccatggcttaggtagaaggggctgacccctgttgctgttaaTGTACAGCTATTAATtgctagctctgcaagtAGGAGtaacctgttccagtccctctagtcatagcaggtatagatgcggaggtaggtctCTACTGTactgttcatcctctctattgatccatcagtctaGGGGTGATGGGCTGTAGATAGTCGGCGGttaatccctgtcagggtacatatgcgagCCTAtgtattacttgtaaactggcttcctctgtcCAAGGTAATAGCCTTCAGGATCccatgtttgcttataagtactcgtacgagggcccaggccacactctcagagtcaatctctgatattccttctagtatcacacctttggttaactggtctgtgataaccatgatgtttgtacaacctttactctctggtaggtctgtgaTGAAATCTATTGAAATCTCCTGCTAGGGAtgatcaggcacagggaggggctttaatagtcCCTTTCTCTGGTCCCTCCAAGATTTTGTccttctatatatatcacAGTTTCGGACAAATCTCCTGATGTCttgggacatgttaggccagaaatactcACGGCTaactagtatatatatttgctcccggccaggatgtcctgtcaatatagagttgtgcgcagcttgaattatatttgtacagagctgtttaCTCCCAGGTACCCACCTCCTtccgcggaagaggatatagccTTGGGCGTCTAATTAGCATTCCGAGGTTCCTACTTTCAACTGTAGATGTGGGGGAaatttccttgctccatccttCAGGCACTGTATTGCCCTATTATACcctttatcctgcttgagtgcctctttccacaTGTTACCTTTCTCACACGGCTTGCGTGGTGGCTCTCTGGTTGGTTGAAGAGTGGCAACTACTATTTTTCCCAAGTATTTTTTACTAAAGAGTTGTATTGTAcaagacttgaccctgttaTCTTTATtatcaggcatgtcttggtctctctaTAAAAGTacatcagctctctgattggctgaccctttcctatatactaacttgaagttgaactggctgagaaataaggactATTGTACATGCTGCTctgtcagtttccttggggagaagaagtactccaggttcttgtggtcagtaataacttggaattctctaTATAAGTGTAGTTCAGCATCCtaggcttcaagacattgtacaattgcaagtagctccttgtcatagatcttgtagttgcattcagctggggaattccttttagagaagtaggcacataggtgcaattccccttttttattatattaagagagaactcctcctgtattataacctgaggagtcagtCTCTACTACTATACAGTAGGAAGGGTTaaaggttgctaggacaggtccagtaataaacttttccttaagcagatcaaagctatcctggcactccttagtctaCAAGAAggggtgtccctttctttgtcaagttgtttagTGGGTGTATaatccctgagaagttagggatgaacctattggtagaagttggcaaagcccaggaatccttagacgccctttatagtagtaggggtttcctattcctttattgctttcaccttctccaggtctattttgattcccttccctgcctgtattataaagcccaagtactttgtctccttgcactcaaattcgcacttcttaatatccaaatataggcctgcttcttccagtttcttcaagactattTATACATGCTTCTGGTGCTGGCAGAGGTCCCTATtagtatagacaagcacattgTtgatataggctgagcagaatttatctagatattcccagagggtccagttgatatatttttggaaggtgctcggtgcattagccaacctaaaaggggtgactagctattcaaagagcccgtatctcaTATagaaggcagtcatccattcctggcctttggctatgtagatcttatggaaggcagcagacacatccagcttagtaaactaTCTGGCTTGTctaatttggttcagtgtctcatggatcaggggcaatggatagtagtccttcttggtaatggcatttagagtATAGTAGTCAATacagaaccgcagtcctcctcctggtttttgtacaaagagtactggggctgcagctggggaatggcttACAcagataaagcctttctgtaatagttcagagagtgttttctggaggactattagttcttcctaGGTtatgttgtaaagggggccccaggggacttcaggtatccttcccactctcctcctgtacaaGCTCaattttgtgatcaatcctATCTCCCCAGTGCagtggtagttcttctgctttgtcttgtttgaagagccttaggtatttctagtattgccttggtagctttgtacaggggtcaatatgtctctttggggccagtaCCTTCTATATATCTGCTAATAAGACTgcaaatatctcaatatcttggccacggcaccttttcctttgtataaatcctcccatggttgcggcggatatctgtgctatgttcagctttggtaagggcctctttgtagtactctatagacagactccagtagtacagaggtacagcctacccctcttagcctctaaccttccatcatgttgctccagccaggggagtcccaagattaagtcatagcccaggttatcaggtattacatagaagtaggctcctttttctgtatgtgccctgatatctagctgaacctgtataatcttattaatctcctctatattcctggtcactcccttgaaaggttttgGGTAGATAGATATGATAGGTATTTAAtatatcttgacaaacttgttactgattaccccataggtcaggcagcctgtatctatcattgtacaagcattataggtatggttgactagtACCTCTACTAAGAATaggggggtattcatgcgcgagctgttgaaatcttgccaattaagtagtatttctctagctgtataacccctctatacgcgactttgcacagaggttattcatTTTCCGACTCACTCTTGCTGTAGTCAttgatttggtcttgttcttcctggactatggccacctgcctagggtgtctggtaggttttatagGGCACTCTTATAcaaagtggtcaggatcaccaCAGTATAGGTATTTGCCCTtagacaacctcttttgcttctcctctgcaggcacctgactagcttttcttggggtcctggtcccttttgTACAgagggccgcgacttccttttgtagggctgcaatttgagtatgggtggcttcccagtctatttgatcaggggtcctAGTccagtcagagcctcctgctggtcttgtacaagcaACATGCGTGGGGACAGCAGTGCAAGAtcctttttatataagcCTAGCCACtttctggaggttgtggttgattttgCGCAGTTGATTATAGTAGTTGTCatacgaatcctcctgcctaataccaaccatggcttttagcaactcaacattaattgccgtgtccaacaaggccttcttctggttatcatcccaattaatccctccagcattaagaagttcttcgtcaaatttattcaagaactcttcaaagtcacatttcccttgctttattGTATTTACTtgtacaagagcctttctctgtcagtcagggtcaccaaaggccttgtctagtaccgtggagaattctgcccatagcacgggagtctcagatttctggcgagccaagagctaTGGTAGTACacactggctggcttttcctcttaggcggctgtaggcatagtaaacttgttcctcctctgtagggtagcaggcggcgttgaTTGCAAACTTTATATaaaggttcatctggaaaggagggtagtccttagggtcttctccagtaaagggtttgACATCCaggtgacaaggacaggGATAGCTTTGTTtgtagggggtgggcgttgcggatgtaactgtagtggtaactggtggatggtttcttAGTTGTGAGTTctgtacggcctgtagttctgcctgtaagctgttattctcttcttggagctgttgtttctgagtccgcatctctgtacagagctcctggagctgctgtagtAATAATGTGatgctttcttcttccattgtcatagtaaaaggtctcctcatactattattgagattggtgagcgattcctaatgttaagggacgtatttagatggatcttcctatctagacgtgccgtacgtacaggaaggaattgctaaagaagaaaggagaaagaaggattgttgttgtgaggaagtcttgtaggtggctcaccgccttcaggacagcgcaggccttggccgagtcactaaggtctaaggtccttgtataggcaaaggacccataacatAAGCATCCTCCAACTATATATACTGTATATTCCTAGTAATTGTTTATAACCTTTCTCCCTAGGATGTTTTTTGATTTCGCCTCACTGGCTTGATATATAACAAAGGTTTGGACCCTCAGTTTTCTGTACCTTACATGCAAGTTTAAATATAGAAGATCATATTACAAGCCTGATTCGGAAAGAATGCCTACTCCATTATCATAATGGTACAGATATGGCTGGAATTCTGCGAGAATTCAGTTTTGATCAAAAACAACCTTATGATCAATGGATTCGGgaggtcttcttctttgataAAGATGCTAGGCAGTATATTATTCTATGCTGTACAGATCAACAGGCAAGAGCTTTTCAGGAAGCACAGTTTATCTAGGTTGATCTCTTATTCAAGATGATCCAAGGCAAGACCAATGTTTTCAGTCTTACAGGGTGGAGTAAGGAATATTAGTATAAGTTATGCCTCTTGCAAACCTATGCCTAGCATATGCTGAAGATATAGGTATTTTAATATATGCATATGCCTTTATTAATATTGAGTCTCGGAAGGCATACCATGTCATGTTTTGGAAGATCTTTGAAATGCTTGCAAAAATTAGTCGCCAGGATGTGCACTTTATATATTTCTATAATACTCAGCATGGCATCCGTGTGATTACAGCAGATATGTGCATGAAGCAAGGACCAGGACTTGGTGATTATCTTCATAAAATCTACCCTGCATTAGAATAGGATGAATATCTTTTAcatatccttgtcttctgCCAGGTCTATGTAAAGCAAAACTTTTGCAAAAAGTTTGGAGATCATCCTGCTAAGGAGGTTGTCTATCAGTTATAGAATACACCCAGTCGGGAAGAGTTCTTTAAAAAGATGGAGGGTATCCTTGAGCTCTTTTCTTATGACAAGCTaagaagatggctggagCATAAATCAAGCAAGCCCTGGATCCTGGGTGGATTATGTCCTGGCTAGTCAAAAATAGACTTTCAATATTAGAGGCTTGTTAGCAAGCATACCAATATCAGTAAGAGTAGCTATTTCTTGGATAATAATACTACAGGCCGAAAGCTTTCTCTGCTTGGTAGAGTCCTACAGTATATATTCTTTTGGCATATGCTGGACAGAAGGTTAATTTATGCCTAGCCTCCAAACAGTAACAGAAGAACTCTATGCTCGGCTCGCGCATTGCAAGGAGACTGGTATTAGTTTTCACCAGTACTCAATAAATCCCATACCAAGGGTTGCCTAGAATATGAGACATCAAGCAACTCAGAATCAGAAATCAGCTGCTATACAACAACAAAAGCTAAATATCCTATATAATGCTTCAAATCCCTTTAACTTGATCTATACAATGCCGCCTGCGGCTGAGACAGCTGAGACTGCATTACTTACAAGTATATCAACATCTACTATGCATATGCCAGGCAGAAGATCAATATTACTCTTATCAGATATATCTACATTTCAGGAAGGGAGTATACCAGATCTTAGCCAGCAGTAACTATTGCAAGCTCCTAAGCAGCTTCTATATAAGGAATCTGCAGAGAGTATACTAAGCAGAATCTTAGAGGCTTGATAGTATGCTAAACAGCTGTAACAAGAGAATAACAGGAAACAAGCAGAGCTAGATCTTCTAGTCCAGCAAGCTAGGCAAAGAGAACTAGATACCTTATTAGATcaggctagaggaggccaAACATAAAATCTGGTTTCATGGCTGATCCTTAAGTTATGATCATAGCTGAGCAAATGTCAGCAATTATTACAGAGAAGTCGACTCTATAGTAGTATGCTATTTTTGTAGCTAGAGTAAATATCTTATTTCAGATGGCTCTGGCACTGGGCAAACTTATGCAAGTAGTATAGCTGCTCTGAATTGCAAAAATTCTTAGCATAGGCTCAACAGATGCAAGGGATATGCACTGCTGTTAACTAGGCCTGCTCACCCTCTttatcttctccatctcttaCATCTTTATTACCTCTGTTATCCCCAGcctctttatcctccttACTTGTATCAGAATCCTtttgctcttcatcttcctcatcttttTCTCCATTGTTGCTTGCATCTGGAGTTTTGTCAGCCGTgttggcagccttcttgttCTGAACTACATGCAGTTACCATATACTCAGTTtaagtaatatatataaactTACACCTGGCCTTGAGGGAGCCAGGAGCTCTAATAGCCGCGAGGTGCTGGCAACACTGTGATTTATTGGGGGTGGGAGGTGCTTCGGCTGGTGCCATAGGTCCTTCCTGCATACTATTAGAATAAAGTAAAGCATGGTAGGATAATCTATACATGACATTTTCTACAGGGTGATATTATTTGCGCATTGCACTGTTGACGATGGAACTTTATACCCCAGCGCCCCGCAAAAGCTGGATCAAACTGACTTGAAGTATGTTAGGCATATGCTCAGTATATATTAAAGTACTTACATAATACGCTCACAAGCAGTGGCATAACAGTTGAGGAGGCCATTAACTGGGCCGCGGCCTGGTTCAAGAATAAAGCAGGCATCATGCCAACAATGCTCCAGGACAAAATGCTTCAAAGTACTTTGCATATGCTCagtgtcacaggctatggcctggatcttggttgtcggccatgccctcaacctggttctaaacAAGGTTACTGCAATATCAGCGTACAGCTTCGGAATTgaggcctcgaagcttaggaaaggagatccgtcctcataacttcggaaaagggatccgtcggcatacaggtccggaaagtcagaaaggttgataaagggaggaggaagatatctgcgcttctatcttttgtttctttctctaagcttgtgatacttgtttatacaggacagccagttgaaaataatactgcctacgcccgttacacTCAGCACCTCCCCAGCACCAGCTCAGTTCTCTCCAGTCATGGTACCTACTTCTCGCCAGCGACTCTTTCCTCAATAGCAATGTTCTTGCGGCTCAAAGTATCAACTACATTGATTGTTAACATGTGCGACAACATGCTTAAGTCTGCTTACTTTTTGCTTTGTGCTTAGTACATACATGATGCCAGTAGGCCGAACTCTTGCTAAAGACCATGCCATATATTTGGTCTCCTGAAATTGCAGCCCAGCATCTGCTATTATCAATATATACTTGGTATATATTTATTACAACATTACATGTATTGAGCTATTCACTTTCGAGATCTTGTTCAGGTTGCTTGCTTTGAAGTACAGACCTGTATAAGTCATAGTCAGCATAATCTAAGCAGGTACAGAGCACATGCGCACTATGGTGATATCCCCAGTCTGACAGGTTCGCCGCATTAAGGACCTCGGGGTTCTCGAAGTCTGTTTTCATGAGATCGTGACCGATAAGAGGCTGCATACTGGTAGATTAGTTAAGTATATGCTTAACTGAAGCACTCCAGATGCGAAaacaaagaagaaaacaCACTGGGGACATGGTAATCTGTTGTTGTGAATTATTATAGGAGAGCAACTAAGAACATGGACGAAGCAGAAATATATTGCGCGCAAAACACACCATTGCTATGCCCCACAACCTTAGCAACCAAAAGTCTGATGTTTGTTGACTTTTCATGATGATTCTCAGCACATATTATGGCTAAATGCATTCTATTTGTAGTATAAAGTATAGAGAAATTATTATTGTTGAATACTCTATATGATGTTTGGCTATACAGAGTTCCTGTGGATAAGATAAGCTGATCATGGCTCAGAGAACAGGTGACTGTAGCCGATCATGGGTCAGAAGTCTCTGAGCCACGGTGGGTTCTGAGCCACGGCGTGGTTCAGAAACTAGGCTTGGCGCTTCTGAGCCACGATGGCAGAATCCTGAACCACGCCGAGCTGAGACCCCCCGTCGGCTTtacgtgggaattgagggattggggtcacgtgtcacagggccaggtcgtcgccagctggctcgcCCGTGACAgctacgttggtgtagttgatagTACGGCAGACTATTACGACAAAACTGCAACAACCATAATTTCAGGTAAGCGCTAGTATACCGCCTTTCTGTCCGCTTTGGCTAGATATCCATGTTTTTGTAAAGCTGCAATGTATGTAGCTCCTTTATCTTCCTGGTATTATTTCTTGGTTCTGTTCTACAAGTCATGCCTCGTTCAGCTATTGATCTTGAGCCTTATAAGGCTGAGATTGTTGATCTTTATACTAAGAATATACCTTGTGATTCTATAATAGAGAATCTCTCTAGAACTCATAATATTACTGTTTCTGAATGCACGCTTCGTACACGACTTCGCAGCTGGGGAATCAAAAAGCAGAATTGTACGGTAGGAGCTAATCAAGTTCTGCATGCTCGAATCAAGGTTCTCTTTTATCAGATTGGACTTGAAGAGAGCGAGCTTCTCGAAGTTCTACAGCAGGATGGCTTCGATATTAGTGCTCGTACGCTTCTATATCTCCGCCACAAGTTAGGATTATATCGACGAATCAAAAACCCTATAGCTGCTCAGGCACAGGTAGAAAGTGTCCTTGAGCAGCTTTGTACAGAGCTTGATCATGGCCAGATTGAAGGCTATGGCAAAACTCTACTCCATACCTATTTCCGGAGTAAGGGTCATTTAATGGCTAGGTAAATCATTTGAGCACTAAGCATACTTGAGGCTAATATCTTCAGGGATCGTCTTTATTCTTTATATCGAGAGCTGGCACCTGCTGCCGTACGAAGACGTCTTCAAGATCTTCAGCGAGAACGTGGTGCTTATGTTGTACCTGGACCTAACTTTATCTGGTCTATGGATGGATATCTCAAGCTTGCTCCGTACGGAATTGAGATATACGCAGCAATTGACGCCTATTCTCGCTATATTATATGGATCTACGTTGGAATCACCTCTCGTACGGCAGTTAGTGTACTACGGCAGTTTCTAGAGGCGGTTCAGATTATCAAACGACAGCCTCGGATCGTACGATCGGATCG
This sequence is a window from Aspergillus nidulans FGSC A4 chromosome IV. Protein-coding genes within it:
- a CDS encoding uncharacterized protein (transcript_id=CADANIAT00000986), whose protein sequence is MIYQKEKQKTTRYFSQSGGSLTGSEGQQKAREHEELAQEAMAWILVVGHALNLVLNKVSATSVYSLGIAAW
- a CDS encoding uncharacterized protein (transcript_id=CADANIAT00000987), whose translation is MVITDQLTKGVSPFYLSHGYNLSLFSPTEEVEQLAEEPAKSPIQKGEAIIQKVKEALDWAQASMAYS
- a CDS encoding uncharacterized protein (transcript_id=CADANIAT00000988); this encodes MEEESITLLLQQLQELCTEMRTQKQQLQEENNSLQAELQAVQNSQLRNHPPVTTTVTSATPTPYKQSYPCPCHLDVKPFTGEDPKDYPPFQMNLYIKFAINAACYPTEEEQVYYAYSRLRGKASQHPRQVAIVQEEQDQINDYSKSCLTYGVISNKFVKIY
- a CDS encoding uncharacterized protein (transcript_id=CADANIAT00000989), coding for MVSQAMAWILVVGHALNLVLNKDSQLKIILPTPVTLSTSPAPAQFSPVMVRRIKDLGVLEVCFHEIVTDKRLHTDAKTKKKTHWGHADHGSEVSEPRWVLSHGVVQKLGLALLSHDGRILNHAELRPPVGFTWELRDWGHVSQGQVVASWLARDSYVGVVDSTADYYDKTATTIISAAIWGIKKQNCTVGANQVLHARIKVLFYQIGLEESELLEVLQQDGFDISARTLLYLRHKLGLYRRIKNPIAAQAQVESVLEQLCTELDHGQIEGYGKTLLHTYFRSKGHLMARDRLYSLYRELAPAAVRRRLQDLQRERGAYVVPGPNFIWSMDGYLKLAPYGIEIYAAIDAYSRYIIWIYVGITSRTAVSVLRQFLEAVQIIKRQPRIKNRLYLVPGKPFMNFNYPKNGVLNYGLEFDKNLLSSLQEDVQEWDPEEYLPSATYNWTKCDSLCQIAAKLYPRTIESFHDFIHIDLLPKLRDEYKKDGDQYTLAQTIRKSEPVYMAQDADRRQPLETFLSDWFQNKNRELETIYVIIVQKEDANTPPKAQKNVKETKKDFKNSLKKEAKSKSTLKIKPEPAVRKKHSFSVASIKPEPEDMPAIKKEKEEEDAKSPSNLPSTSVLLFKEEEDGVAYRTRNRHTLQPEDIERSAEFGPV